One window from the genome of Anopheles coluzzii chromosome X, AcolN3, whole genome shotgun sequence encodes:
- the LOC120952656 gene encoding microfibril-associated glycoprotein 4-like → MDDSTKSHQMLLLILLAALVGPSAAALAPSTRDNTSLHERLTALESTITSRDEELAKMLQLLLTNQREILRLLQQDTPKAFCATDGTQHQPSTQPTRPCNRDHSFTNSLHPGSLQPPGNATAPSTAAYRQEAHPAGTHPRSCREIPDGMSGEELIYPSAGAAGPGEPLEVYCDQDFEDGGWIVIQNRFDGFVNFNRSWEKYRDGFGDIGTEYWLGLDEIHRLTVAVPHEIAFVAESFKGERRWARYTLFEIGGETDRYRLQKLGVYSGTLGDEFTYNLGMQFSTYDQDHDQYGDVNCAHRTAAGWWHRSCTRINLNGLYGNESGVRFAYWLDWLHLQGLKRTRIMIREIKKRRK, encoded by the exons ATGGACGATAGCACGAAAAGCCACcagatgctgctgctaataCTGTTGGCCGCGTTGGTGGGCCCATCGGCTGCAGCGTTGGCGCCCAGCACGCGCGACAATACCTCCCTGCACGAGCGCTTGACGGCGCTCGAGAGCAC CATAACTTCCCGAGATGAGGAGCTCGCCAagatgctgcagctgctgctcacCAATCAGCGCGAAATACTCCGACTCCTGCAGCAAGACACTCCCAAAGCGTTCTGCGCAACGGACGGCACGCAGCATCAACCATCAACGCAACCAACGCGCCCATGCAACCGTGACCACTCGTTCACTAACTCGCTCCATCCTGGATCGCTCCAACCTCCGGGCAACGCTACCGCGCCCTCGACCGCTGCCTACCGCCAGGAAGCGCACCCGGCGGGCACGCATCCGCGCAGCTGCCGCGAAATCCCGGACGGCATGTCGGGCGAGGAGCTGATCTACCCGTCGGCCGGCGCGGCCGGCCCGGGCGAACCGCTCGAGGTGTACTGCGACCAGGACTTCGAGGACGGCGGCTGGATCGTGATCCAGAACCGGTTCGACGGGTTCGTCAACTTTAACCGGAGCTGGGAGAAGTACCGCGACGGGTTCGGCGACATCGGTACCGAGTACTGGCTCGGGCTGGACGAGATCCACCGGCTCACGGTGGCGGTGCCGCACGAGATTGCGTTCGTGGCCGAATCGTTCAAGGGCGAGCGGCGCTGGGCCCGCTACACCCTGTTCGAGATCGGGGGCGAAACGGACCGGTACCGGCTGCAGAAGCTCGGCGTGTACTCCGGCACGCTCGGCGACGAGTTCACGTACAATCTGGGCATGCAGTTCTCGACGTACGACCAGGACCACGACCAGTACGGCGATGTGAACTGTGCGCACCGGACGGCGGCCGGCTGGTGGCACCGGAGCTGCACCCGCATCAACCTGAACGGGCTGTACGGGAACGAGTCGGGCGTCCGGTTCGCCTACTGGCTCGACTGGCTCCATCTGCAGGGGCTGAAGCGTACCCGCATCATgatacgggagataaagaaGCGCCGCAAGTAG
- the LOC120952674 gene encoding BTB/POZ domain-containing protein KCTD8, with the protein MSAFPEVVELNVGGTAYAVSLKTLLAEEGSWLQDTFGGGSPPPDLPVDARGHYFIDRDGGLFRHVLDYLRDPARYTVPIGFLERDRLRREAEHYRLAGLIELLGKQVPGCITVGYRGSFQFGRDGLADVKFRKITRLLVHGRVALCREVFGDTLNESRDPDHGGSDRYTARFFLKHVFIEQAFDMLQEQGFRLVASCGSGTAGSVSENLKPGVDTEENRWNHYNEFVFVRD; encoded by the coding sequence ATGAGCGCGTTCCCGGAGGTGGTCGAGCTGAACGTCGGCGGTACCGCGTACGCCGTCAGCCTGAAGACGCTGCTCGCCGAGGAGGGCTCCTGGCTGCAGGACACGTTCGGTGGGGGCAGCCCACCGCCCGACCTGCCCGTCGACGCCCGCGGCCACTACTTCATCGACCGCGATGGCGGCCTGTTCCGGCACGTGCTGGACTATCTGCGCGATCCGGCACGGTACACCGTCCCGATCGGGTTCCTCGAGCGCGACCGGTTGCGCCGCGAGGCCGAGCACTACCGGCTGGCCGGGCTGATCGAGCTGCTGGGCAAGCAGGTGCCGGGCTGCATCACCGTCGGCTACCGGGGCAGCTTCCAGTTCGGGCGGGACGGGCTGGCCGACGTGAAGTTCCGCAAGATCACGCGCCTGCTGGTGCACGGTAGGGTCGCCCTCTGCCGGGAGGTGTTTGGCGACACGCTGAACGAGTCGCGCGACCCGGACCACGGCGGCTCGGACCGATACACGGCCCGGTTCTTCCTGAAGCACGTGTTCATCGAGCAGGCGTTCGACATGCTGCAGGAGCAGGGCTTCCGGCTGGTGGCCAGCTGCGGCTCCGGCACGGCCGGTTCCGTGTCGGAAAACCTGAAGCCGGGCGTCGACACGGAAGAAAACCGCTGGAACCACTACAACGAGTTTGTCTTCGTGCGCGACTAA